The following coding sequences lie in one Tichowtungia aerotolerans genomic window:
- a CDS encoding phospholipase effector Tle1 domain-containing protein yields MQPALCCIGYPVSSLTVGQWYHVAAAHNGSNSTVRFYIDGVEVGNGICSGISDNDGPFIVGDWYLNNRRYFDGSIGDVRIFDRELSASEIAALASDSTVASTNLLLHVPLTESFGVVAHDISTNSNDGIMQGFEGREETPIANSPYVTSVVQFSYDANGARTHKTVTTSESTNITEYVYDEDNRLIEVGGASSPNEPPETTHTFAYDYRSRRIFRSTPSETNLCVFDGGLSIQEYDATSSLTPQASNLTTEYVRGEGMGGGVGGMVYSLKHNTTNQTPSIICSHANHRGDVIARSDMNGELTSFALYEAYGARPYEWGDDPDRQKANTKEEESDLGLLNEGMRYRELDTGVLLTRDPIGYGDGPNLYCYVHCNPITHFDALGLSDIFIDGTANDPNDGTNVHDMYEKQQEVNENVHYFEGPKEKLDGGDTMSIVQSAYDQIAKNYAEGDKEINIFGFSRGGAAANELAWMINDKGIVGADGTVHAKPGEASVNFLGMFDPVHSMGLPGGDSDPSWHDSIIAPNVNNAAIAYAKDETRNYFQPSMFQRSEGANTTITTAWFPGYHSDVGGHDRGNRQIGQLTQMFMGAAADHAGMNVHPDYAATVDNLRSSERIYQTENLSPQLQGRPKLQLPNPLYLGKAIPFNDSFKNQTFWQHSERQK; encoded by the coding sequence ATGCAGCCAGCGTTGTGTTGTATTGGTTATCCGGTGTCGAGCCTCACGGTTGGGCAATGGTACCACGTTGCGGCTGCACACAACGGTTCTAACAGCACGGTTCGCTTCTATATCGATGGAGTCGAGGTAGGCAATGGAATCTGTTCCGGGATTTCTGATAATGACGGTCCTTTCATTGTCGGAGATTGGTATTTGAACAATCGCCGCTACTTTGACGGGAGTATCGGTGATGTCCGGATTTTCGACCGTGAACTTTCCGCATCCGAAATAGCAGCGCTTGCGTCAGACAGCACTGTTGCCTCCACCAACCTGCTGCTGCACGTGCCATTGACAGAATCCTTTGGTGTGGTGGCTCATGATATCAGCACGAACAGCAATGATGGAATCATGCAGGGCTTTGAGGGTCGGGAGGAAACGCCCATCGCAAACAGCCCATACGTGACTTCCGTAGTTCAATTTTCCTACGACGCCAACGGAGCCCGCACCCATAAAACAGTCACAACCTCAGAATCCACAAACATCACGGAATATGTCTACGACGAAGACAACCGACTGATCGAAGTCGGTGGGGCAAGTTCTCCGAACGAGCCGCCAGAAACAACCCACACCTTCGCCTACGACTACCGCTCCCGCCGAATCTTCCGTTCTACGCCGAGCGAAACCAACCTCTGTGTCTTTGACGGCGGCCTCTCCATCCAGGAGTACGACGCCACCTCAAGCCTCACACCTCAAGCCTCAAACCTCACCACGGAATACGTGCGCGGCGAAGGCATGGGCGGAGGAGTCGGCGGCATGGTGTATAGCCTAAAACATAACACCACAAACCAAACACCCTCCATTATTTGCTCGCACGCCAACCATCGCGGTGATGTAATTGCCCGCAGTGATATGAACGGAGAACTTACATCTTTCGCACTGTACGAGGCGTATGGAGCCCGCCCGTACGAGTGGGGGGATGATCCCGACCGTCAAAAAGCCAACACTAAGGAAGAAGAGAGCGATTTGGGGCTGTTGAATGAAGGTATGCGCTACCGTGAACTTGATACAGGTGTGCTGCTAACTCGCGATCCCATCGGGTACGGTGATGGGCCAAATCTATACTGTTACGTCCACTGTAATCCGATTACTCATTTCGATGCTCTCGGCCTTTCGGACATCTTTATCGATGGGACGGCTAATGATCCCAACGATGGTACAAATGTTCATGACATGTATGAGAAGCAGCAAGAGGTGAATGAAAACGTTCACTACTTCGAAGGCCCAAAGGAAAAGCTGGATGGTGGGGACACGATGAGCATTGTTCAAAGTGCCTATGACCAAATTGCCAAGAACTATGCCGAAGGAGATAAAGAAATCAACATATTCGGCTTTAGCCGCGGTGGTGCTGCCGCGAATGAGTTGGCATGGATGATTAACGATAAAGGTATCGTGGGTGCTGATGGGACTGTCCATGCGAAACCAGGTGAAGCTTCAGTGAATTTCCTTGGGATGTTTGACCCTGTTCACTCGATGGGGCTTCCCGGGGGCGATTCCGATCCGTCTTGGCACGATAGCATTATTGCGCCGAACGTGAATAATGCAGCAATCGCGTATGCTAAAGATGAGACGAGAAATTATTTTCAGCCATCTATGTTCCAGAGAAGCGAAGGAGCAAACACGACAATTACAACCGCGTGGTTCCCTGGGTATCACAGTGATGTCGGAGGACATGACAGAGGGAATAGGCAGATTGGTCAACTTACCCAAATGTTTATGGGGGCGGCTGCGGATCATGCTGGTATGAACGTCCATCCGGATTATGCCGCTACTGTGGATAATTTGCGTTCAAGTGAAAGGATATATCAAACCGAAAACTTGAGTCCTCAGTTGCAGGGACGGCCTAAGTTGCAGTTGCCCAATCCTCTTTATCTTGGCAAAGCAATTCCGTTTAATGATTCCTTTAAGAATCAAACATTCTGGCAGCATTCTGAGAGGCAGAAATAA
- a CDS encoding MFS transporter: MNQLKKRDKLFYGLGAVSDVIMANIIFQLAMPIYNIELKVSAAAIGLAISLPRLWDAFTDPFMGNISDNTRSRFGRRRPWLALGSLLAGTFCALMWMPPEGLGESGYFTYFLVASILFFTAYTVFSVPYNALGFEMTPDYDERTSVMSYKTFIMNIGSTLFLPWVYKMCFIPAFGGTPLQGVRMVGIIIGVVIFVFGLLPAMLCRERAEFQNQEKIKLQEALKYTFKNKSFLMVAGIVFCILMAIFLAFPLMMYINLAVVFAGQGVEAAKESFATINGTYNTVYGALGIVAVPVINLLSRRFGKRHTLIGGLSMVATAFVLSPLLFSARFPYLQLVIAVLASPGLSCVWVLTSSMLADVTDEDELTTGLRREGMFGAAFGLLVKFGLAGVMALSGVIIEWSGFDSEAAVQAARTVHFLRFFFAAAPLLFLAVAITLTIRFPLTRRRMSEIQAQLKAAKG; encoded by the coding sequence ATGAACCAATTGAAAAAGCGCGACAAACTGTTTTATGGCCTTGGAGCGGTGTCCGATGTGATCATGGCGAACATTATCTTTCAGCTCGCCATGCCGATTTATAACATTGAGCTGAAGGTGAGCGCGGCCGCGATCGGGCTGGCGATTTCTCTTCCGCGGCTCTGGGACGCTTTTACCGACCCGTTTATGGGTAATATTTCCGACAACACCCGCAGTCGCTTTGGGCGACGCCGTCCGTGGCTGGCGCTCGGCTCCCTGCTGGCGGGAACGTTTTGCGCGTTGATGTGGATGCCGCCGGAAGGCCTGGGGGAATCCGGATACTTTACCTACTTCCTGGTTGCCTCCATTCTCTTTTTTACGGCCTACACCGTGTTTTCCGTGCCGTACAATGCGCTTGGGTTTGAAATGACGCCGGACTACGACGAGCGCACCAGTGTGATGTCGTATAAAACGTTCATCATGAATATCGGTTCCACGCTGTTTCTGCCGTGGGTCTACAAAATGTGCTTCATCCCGGCCTTCGGCGGCACTCCGCTTCAGGGTGTCCGGATGGTTGGAATCATCATCGGTGTTGTGATTTTTGTGTTCGGCCTGCTGCCGGCCATGCTCTGCCGCGAACGCGCGGAATTCCAGAATCAGGAAAAAATCAAACTGCAGGAGGCGTTGAAGTATACTTTTAAAAACAAAAGCTTCCTGATGGTGGCCGGGATTGTTTTCTGCATTCTGATGGCCATCTTTTTAGCGTTTCCGCTGATGATGTATATAAACCTTGCGGTTGTCTTTGCGGGCCAGGGCGTTGAAGCGGCTAAAGAGTCGTTCGCAACAATCAACGGCACTTATAATACGGTGTACGGAGCTTTGGGTATTGTTGCGGTTCCGGTGATCAACCTGCTCAGCCGCAGGTTCGGAAAACGACACACGCTGATTGGCGGGCTGTCGATGGTGGCGACGGCGTTTGTACTCAGCCCGCTGCTGTTCAGTGCCCGCTTTCCTTACCTGCAGCTGGTGATTGCTGTGCTGGCATCGCCCGGTCTCTCCTGTGTCTGGGTGCTGACCTCCTCCATGCTGGCGGATGTCACCGATGAAGATGAACTGACGACCGGCCTGCGCCGCGAAGGGATGTTCGGGGCGGCGTTCGGCCTGCTGGTGAAGTTCGGACTGGCCGGTGTAATGGCGCTCAGCGGCGTGATTATTGAATGGTCAGGATTTGATTCTGAAGCGGCCGTTCAGGCGGCGCGCACGGTTCATTTTCTGCGCTTTTTCTTTGCTGCTGCGCCGCTGCTGTTTCTGGCGGTCGCGATCACCTTGACGATCCGGTTCCCGCTCACCCGCCGGCGGATGAGCGAAATTCAGGCGCAGCTCAAGGCCGCAAAGGGCTGA